Below is a genomic region from Triticum dicoccoides isolate Atlit2015 ecotype Zavitan chromosome 5A, WEW_v2.0, whole genome shotgun sequence.
ACTTGAACCAACTGTGCCTATATGCTATATGTATTGTTGATTTGTAACTGGAGCATTTTGATGTCAATTCATTTCATGTTGcaaaaatagaagatgaagagatatTTTTCATTGTCATCGGCAATGGAAGAGTCTACACCTGGGGTTTCAGTTTTATCATGTTTTATCTCTTTTGTTGGATCGTTAAGCACTGAGGTTAAATTCTAGAATTATTGAACAATTGAGATTTATTTTGTATGTTATCACATATGGTCTTTTTTTATATGTCATGATATGTTTTGGGGTAGTTATAAGTGCCAAAGTTATTACATGTTGAAAAAAATTGGGCCCGGACTTTGCTTTAATCCTGGACCCGCTGCTGTACTAGATAATAATCTAATTTCTCTTGAAAAATAAAGCTACCCTAATCCCAAATCGAACAGGCACTcgagcacgccgccgccgcccacacaTCGTCATacgctcctcctccaccgccgaAGCCCTCCACTACAACACCGCTCTCCGCTGCCAACCACATCCTGCAATCTTGCACGCCTCCGACGCTTCAAACAACTTAACTACCGGCTGCCCTTTTCCGCAACCCTCTCCCCTTCCGCCTTTTTATCTTCACTCTTCTCTTGGCCTGATTCCAACAAGGAAATTCTAAAACCTAATCAATCTGCATCGCTTCTGATCCTTCAGCCATGCATCTCACTCTTGAATTCGGGTAATCCTTCTCTCTTTCATTCGATTGCTTTTCTCTTTGTGTTTATTAGTCTGCCATTTGTCGTTTTTACGAGGTTGATGTGATGTTTCAGGGGCGGTCTGGAGCTTCTCCTAGAGAAATCCACCAAGGTACACAAGGTGGATGTCCAGCCCAGGGACGGTGAAGACAAGGTGCTGCTTGATCAAATGCCTCAGGAGAGACTGCTTATCGTACTTTCAGTTTGGTACCTTATAACCTTACATTGTTGTGTCGAATTTTGGTACTTTTGTAGGCCACTATGAAGGGATTGCTCTCTTGGGTGAAGTCCAATTTGATCAAGGAGCGGCCAGAGATGTTCATCAAGGATGACTCTGTGTAtggtttctcttcttcttttttcatttgCTTGTGCAGACGACATGATGATTCAGTTAGTACTGTTGCACAAAGGTGCTGGAGCCTTTCCTTTTGGCAGAAGTGTCTGGAGACCTTGTTGCCGTCCAGGATTTGTGCTATCAGCTTCTCTAGTTGATCACTTCAGCCTGGTGCCTATGTAATAACTAGTGTGAGTCAAGAAGCAGCACAAAGCCTTttgtcccaagcaagttggggtaggctggAGATGAAATCCAACAGAAAACCGTGAGAACTAATAACTAGTGTGAGTACTTCAAAAAGGAAATGGAAATGAATATATGCCGATAACTAGTGAGTACTTTCATTGGTGGAGATGGAGACTCTTAAGGCTCAGCTTATGGCTGATGACGAGTGTTGTGCTTAACTTAATTAATACAGTACTTTGCTGTGGAAGAATACTAGAATAGCCATGAAAGCAGAGAAATGTTTGTCAGCAAAAAATCTGAAATAGATAGAAATTGTTTGAGAAAGTGAGATTATCGTATTCCACTGTAATGCCTAACACAGCCTAAACCAGCCATGATATCTGGAACCGCAACTTGCACTGCATGTGGTGATTCTAGTTTGTAGGAGCCAAACCGTTGACACCGAAGCCATAATTTGGTGGAAGTTTTGATTCTTTAGGAGGTTTGCAGTGTTTTGGTTGCTCAAGTTTGGTAATACGTAGGAAGTGACCTAAGTTCAATCGGCAATAGCTATCACAAAAAAAGGTCAAAAATCCAACCAATTGTTAAATTCCTGCTCATTACGAAAACACTATGGTGGTCgttttgggcacaaaccaaacacacGCTGATTCAACTACTTCATGGCAGAAGCTTCAACCATTTCTATGGAGTTGAAAAATATCATGTCCTTTCTGTACTTTTTGATAACATGACTAAGCTATTTATCAATCTAATATTCACGAAAACTGAAACCTTTTTCAACGATGGCGTAGTTATTTTTACTTGCTAATGTTTTGGAAGGGCTATATAGGTTACTTCGACCACCGCTAAAGGGGTtacatgttactccctccgttcctaaatataaggctttttagagatttcaatatggactacatacggaacaaaatgagtgaatctacactctaaaatacgtctatatacacccgtatatagttcatattgaaatctgtaAAAGGgattatatttagaaatggagggagcacATCATCACTAAGGAAAATTGGGAATAGGTTGCTTAGTTATTTTTCTTATTGAACAGTGCGTGCTTTGTCGGTGTAATAGCCCGTTTAATTAGATTCACGGTTTGAAACCTTTATGCTTGCAGGAGGCCTGGGGTTCTTGTCCTTATAAATGACTGCGACTGGGAGTTGTGTGGAGGCCTTGATGCAGAGTTGGAAGATAAGGACGTGGTTGTCTTCATCTCCACACTGCACGGTGGTTAATTTTACTTCTACTGTAGGCTACCGATGGTATTGCGATCTGTGGAAAAGAAACTAAATGCACTGTAATTTTCAATGTCACTGTAACCTTCTCCTTGTTTCACTATCTAAGTGAAGGATCAACTGGTTATTATGGACCTACTCATTACTACTATAACCAGGATGCTCCTCCCCCTTTGTGATGGTTTTGGAACAGTTAAGGTACCTGAAGATGTGTAAAATACCATCAGTGGGAAAACTATTTGGACGATGAAACTGATTAGAAAATCTCATATGGGCAAACTGGCGGTACTGTAAAATGGGCAGTACCATTATATTGTCCATCGCAATAGCAAGTTCAGTGCAGTAGTGTGTTTGATACCATCATTATAAGATCTAGGATTCAAGTCGAAATCAATGTTTGAAGTTCGTTACTAAATTACGAATCTTATCTTTCCTCTTACTTATTTTGCCATTGCATTGCATTCCACAACTCTTGAAGATTCTTGAGCAAAGTTTGGTGATGTATGTAAATATCGCTTGAAATTCAGATGAGTGATGCCTATTAATTCAGAGATGAGATTCAGAGCCATGGTCTGTACTGGTCATCCTGTTTCTCAGTTAAATTGGACGATTCTATTTTTCTGCAGAAGTATGCTTTCCATGTTTGTGTCAGTTACGAATATCATGCCAAATTTCGAAGATCAGGATAAGATTTCTGGATGTATCCTTTCATAGAGAAAAAGACTCGCTAGTTCCCTCTGTCCAACAGTATGTGTAAACCTATGTCGGTTGTGTGATACAAATAAATATGATCTGTTTAAGCGCTTGTCAATTGTATCGATTCCGTATCAGATAATCCACATATAATTGGGAAAATTGTTGATTTTGAAAGTTGTGTAGGTGTTGTATTTCTGGTCGAAAGGAGTACGGCACTCTGCATTTTTTCGTCTCGAAATACTAGTATGAAGTGGTCAAACATGCAAAGCACAGGTGGTTAGAACCGCAATAAGGAGCATGATTCAGGCAATCATTTTCTGGAGCAGGAGTCCAGGATAAGTAAAGCGCATCGAGCACCTGAAGCTACTGCTTTACTAAGATGATTCTCATGAAATGCAAATGAGGATCAATTTGGTCAATATCACGAAGAATAATGAAAGATCGTCTATACCCACGCACGAATGGAACGCGTTGCTCTTTTCCTCTGCAGCGGCCTTTCAGGGCAAATTCCTATTCTTATTAAAACATAAAATATAATTTAAATGCAGAACGGGGACGTAGCTCATATGGTAGAGCGCTCGCTTCGCATGCGAGAGGCACGGGGTTCGATTCCCTGCGTCTCCAGTTacacatttttttgaaaaatttcTATAGTCACAGTTTTGTTTTTTGGGGAAGAGAAGAAGATATCACATAGGAGTATTTTTTTGAGACAAAGAAATCACATTTGTgaacttcaaaaaaaaaatcacattTGTTTTGTCGATCTTAGCAGTGGGCCTGCTGATTAAGCCACCCATCGCGAGGTTGTAGTAGGCCCAGATTTTCGTTGCCATGCCAGCCCAGCATTTCATTACCGTGCAGCCCCCGTGGAGAACGAACGAACGGGCCATGCTTCTCTTTAACTCGATTTTTTTTTCACGCCTCTCTCtcgtttttctttcttcctttcttctgCGGGGCGTCTGTCTTGTTGtactcgactcgttattcttctcaaagaaaaaagaaaaacgtaTTTCACTCCACATAGTAGCTCGAACGCTCACAAGTGTACAACGGTGGAGCGCAGCGCTACTTGTCCACAAACATGCACGCGAAGAACGGGTGTGTACGATAATAACGGATCATTGACGATTCCATTACGACGATATCATATGCATCTCAGGGGCACACGTCCGGGCGGCACACGTCCGGGCGGCACACATGATACGTGCCATCCTTATTTTCACTACACCTTGTACGTGTCTCAACATCACTCGTTAATGGCCGGCTACCTAGTTCTCGGCGACGACAACATCCGGCTGTGCGGCCGCGTCGGCGTCGACGTCGACCATTGCTGGCTGGCAGAAGACGACCTTGAGCTCGCCGGGCGCGTAGCAGTGCTGCTCCACGGGCTCCCTGTCGACCGGCGTCGTTCGCGTCAGCGGGCACCGCTGCTTGAAGTACCCGGGCGGCCCATTGCACGCGACGACGCGGCCGCCCGCGCCCACCACGCGCTGCGCCGGCGGGCACCCGGCGTTGAGGTCCGCCGCGCACCCCAGGGCCGGGCACGGCCCGTCGCCGCCGATGACCTGCGGGCTCACCACCACCGGGACGTTGAACCCGCCCACCAGGCTCACGCTGTGCACCGCCAGGTCCGGCCGCGGCGCGCCCTCGGCCGAGTGCACGGTCAGCTGCACCACGCCCGCGGGCCGCTTGCTCCCCGTCTCGCACCGCGGCGGGGGCGCGCAGCCGGTGCGCGCCACCAACTGCCCGGACCAGAAGGTCGCCGGGAAGGGGAAGGAGACGAGCCCGTGGCCGTTGCCCTCGAGGCGGATGTCGTTGCCGCAGATGGAGGGGAAGCCCGTGTTCGGGGTCACCAGCGGCCACACGGGGTACGGGCACAGGTTGTGCAGggtcagcgtggtgcccgccgccgGTGCCGCCAGGAAGGCGGCGGCCAGCAGGGCGCCGATCACGAGGCGCTCGCCCATGCCAGCCATAGTCTCTGCGCTACTTGTTTCTTGGCTTTTGCACTGCAGGGCGCTACTTTGACGTTCAACGGACGTGCAGGCTAGCTTGTTTATATAGGCGACGTCGTCTGACTCGTCTCGTCGTGAGTGCTGAAGTTGGTCAGCGTTACTTAGCTTTGATGCCTACTGTTCTGTTCCTAAACGAGAAAGCAAAGTGAGTCCACCCACCGCTAATTTCAAAACAGAGGCACCGCACCGTGTCTTTTCATATTGCTCCCGGTTTGCTACCATTAAGCACCTGATCGAACGAACAAGCACACGGTTGAATGCcaaactcacgggaaaagaatgcaTCGGTTCAATTCACCAAGCCTGTCACTTTATCAGCCAGTTGTTTTTGCAGTGAATTTCTGAAACAAAACTCACAATGCTAGTACTGTTCATTCCACTAATCTATCTGAGAGGACTTGTGCGGTTGATTTGGTTGGCATCGGACTCACTGAGTGGAAttgcttcattctgtccatgagttCATAACTGCTGAGAGGCTTCAGTTGCGTACATGCGATGCAGTGTTCCTATTTGCAGTAGCATGACCCGGTGCGAGCTGTCGTATGTGTAATAGAATCACGCAGCTGTTACGCTGCAAGGAAAGAAGAGCCTGAATCACGGTGAGTGGCTTCCATTCTGGAGAATGCGTGCTTCCTTGCCGAGAAGATACATTATCTTCTTCTTCCTGGCGGTTACATTAGCTTCTTTCGGAAGTGGCGTACTGGCGTTCATCACTAACCAAAAATGCAATGGCGTACGAGCCCGGTGCATCTCTGGGCATTGTCAAGTGGACAGTGGATTATTCAGAACTACTACCATATTCTGTACTTTCCCCCTTGGTTCTTTGCTCAAGGTAGAAATTTCAGGAACATGCAATGAATCGATATTAAGTTGGTAGATAAGACAGTTCCATGCCTTATGATGTATATTAATGCATCCTAacagcatgcatgtgttagaaataATTACTGAGATTATTCAACTGCTAATGGGATCGTACCTAATATGCATGAACACAATTTGATCTGATGCGGAAATTAGGAGCAGTAGATTGATTATACCTCCGTTTGGTGATACCATCTCGGGTCTAGAGAGGACGAAGAACTCAACAACGTCTCCGGCACCTCGCCGGAGTAATGGAAAGTCTTCACGTCAATGAGCCGTGCTCTCCTGATTGGAAAAGGAGTGATTTTCGGAGTAGACGATGGCTAATGCGATGGACTGATGCGTATGTGCAAGTCTGCTCCTTATATAATGCGTTGGCTTTGACCGTGGGACCTTAACTATATTAGCGTTAATTCAGCCCCCCCAATCACGGGCCCGATTTGTTAATTGCCATTTAATTGGTATTAATCCCGAAATTGATTAATGGGCCCATATTAACTTGTGGTAATTAACATTTTGACCACTTGATCACATTATAATTGTAACATTCTCCCACTTGATCAAATGGTTAATCATCATTAGTCCATGTCTCGACAAAATACCATACCAAGGTAATGTATTCATAGTAATCGAATAGTTATTACTAGAACCCCATTATCTATAGCACAATACTCCATCTTGACACGGATAATTATTCATGGTTGGGAGTTTGTATGTGCATGCAGGCATACTCCCTACTTATGGTCCTAGTAGTTTGTTTCTTTATTAATCATCATGTGCACTTGTTTAGCGAAACAAACTTTCTTATTATCCAGATCAAAATTTGAGATCTCATTTATATAATTATCGCGACAATTAGAGGCCTTGAGTTATACTTATGCTAGCAAAATTAGTGGTAAGCCTTTAGTTAGGGGATCAGCTATCATGCACTTAGTACATATATGCTGAATTTTAATATTTGGTCTTCGACAATATATTTCACAACATGATACTCACTTAATTGTTGCTACTAGTGAACTAATGTGTGGATTACTTATCGCACAAAAATATTAGTTATGTAGTGTACCAGTATAAGTCCAGGTAAAATTGTTAAGCCACAAGGCTTGCCTGGTAGTATACAACATAGCTAAAATTCAAAATTGCATTGTTGTCAACTTAGATAGTAGGCTTAGTAGTGGAAAACTAATTTTATATGTATCGTACCATAAAGTACATAACGTGATGTACTAGCTCCCACTCATCTTAGCATAAAATGTAATTCCCTTCTTATTTCCTCTATGAACCCAACAAATTTAGTTTTCCATTGCCCTTTTGTATATAGCTCCCACTGGTGCAAACATTCTATAAAGATTAAGAGTGTTTGACAGTGGTGAACAACATCGGGTAACAAATATTGAAAACGTTGTTCTTCTAGAACATGGGCTGATGCAAGTAATTAGCGACGAAGGTAATAAAAGATTAATATAACCAATAGGGAATAGAACTCATTTTGGCGTATTAATTCCAAATCCTAAGTACCGTAAAGAACTCATTTAttagttttctttacttatttactTTAATATAACCAATAGTGTGGCCTAAATCAGGTAAGGCAAGTAGATGAAGGTGTCTCTTAATGAGAGTATTTAATTCCCCCCTTCGAAATATGGCTTAAATAATAGTGTCATCATTTCGATGAGCACTCATAATATGCATCAAGGATTCACAAGAGATAACACAACCAGAACCATCATGACAACTCTTAATAACACAATATTTGTTCGCAAAATAACAAATCCATCATATCATAGAGAAACAAAATAAGGTCCCTCATGCTAGGAACATAAGAGTATTATTAAGACGGAGGATGAACGATCACCAATACTTAAGGAGAAATACTAATCCTTGTTCATCAGTCTCCTTGCCACTTGGAAATCTAAGGCTTTGATCCATCTTTTTCAGTGTCCTCACGAAATGGAATCCCTGAAATGAGTTCGAAATGTGCAAGTGGCACTTGAGTCAACTCATCTTTATTTAGGGGAAAATAAATAAAGTATTCCGAAACTTAGGAAATTGATTCATTACCCTTCTTAGCAAGCCATGCCTTAAAGCCATCACATTCTTTCATGACATGCCCATCTTCCTTGCAGAAACGACACTTAGGACCCTTAGGCTCTGTAGCGATGTCCTTGGTGCCAGAGTTCCCTAGCTTGCTTGCATCAATATTAGAGAAGTTCATCTTCTTCTTAGGTTTCCCATCACCCTGAGACTTTCTTTTCCCTAAGTTTATGGAAGTAAGATGAGCATAATCTATCCTTTCAACCTTAAGCCGTTCTTCTTCTTGAACGCACATAGATGTGAGCTCACTCATGGTCCACTTCTCCTTCTGAGTATTATAATTAATCTTGAAGGGACCATACTCCATAGGAAGAGGAGTCATAATGAAGTGAACCAGAAAGCCCTCAGAAATCTCCATGTCCATGCCCTTTAATTTTGCGGCCATATCATTCATAGTCATGATATGTTCTCTCACGCCGCTTTTACCATCATACTTAGTGGTGAGCATTTTCATGATCAACGTACTAGCGTAGACTTTTGTTGAGCCTTTAAATTGCTCCTCCATCGACGCTAGATAAGTCTTAGCACATTCAGAATCAGGGATTGCTCCCCTAATCCCAAGAGTAATTGTGCTTTTCATGATCATGATAGACAAGCGATTGGAGCGCTCCCACTTCTCCTTATTAGCCTCATAAACCTTAGTTCTCTCAGCAAGGTTTTCATCATGAGAGGACAAAGGAACTGGAGCTTTTTCCCTAAGTGCATAATCAAGGTCCATGACACCAAGGTTAATCAAAATCTGCTCCTTCCAGGTAGGAAAGTTAGTCCCATTGAGGTGCTCAATTGAGTTCAGGAGCCCAGAAATAACTGATGGGTTCAAAGCTGAATAAAACATAAATAACATGGATATCAAAAATACGAATTATGAAAATATCCATATATAAGGAAACTTAATGCATGATATTAATCCTACGTTGGTCTGATTAATAACATGTCAAATTTAATAGAATCCTTATTCGCAACACCGTTGGGCAGTAACGAAAAGGAACAAAATGAAATATCTTTATTGGGAAATTAATTCTAGAAATCATGATCATAATCAACTTTTGTTAGAATATAATCATATGTCATACAAATTAATTATTGTGATTATCCCAAGATATGTAGTAGCCTTAGATAAAAGGTCGGAAAATAATCATGACCACATACAACGTTGGTCAGTATGTTACCATGCAGTACTAAATTAATCATCACAATTATCGTGAGAATATACAGCGGTGTTAAATCAAAATTTCTCGTTGGTTCCATTCTAATTCGACACTGATGCTCATAAATAATTTCTGAATGCACACACTAAAAACAATCAACCGTGCATTTAATCAGCATATTTAATTATAACAAAAGAATAAACATTGGCTGGTTAAATGGCAGCGTAACTTGTGCAGCGGAGGAGACGTCAGTGTAGCCCATGAATCATGCACTGCTGCCTAACTAAAGCAGTAGCAATTAACTAATGACCAACAGCAAACAGAACTGATTCATGTGCAACCTATCAAAAGTACAGCAGTGCACATGCTAAGGAAGTAATTGTATGAAGCAGCATCCAGGAGGGGAAAAAGTATTCATAAAATATACTGAATCATACAAATAACTAAACACCCACCTACTGTTTCATAAGTAATAAACAGAATTCAAAAAGGCTCTGCACTAAATGAGTTGCGCATACTAGTACAGGGTTACTGGGCTATACTAGTCAACTTTGTCATTTCGCTGCCTACTGCCATCGCCAAGTCGTTAACAGAAATTATGCCCCGTGCGGCCCAGTTATATGCAAAGCCCATGACATACGCATAATACTGAATCCCTAACCGAGTTAGCTTTCCTACAGCGCCGCCGCTACTCGCAGGAGAAAACAGGATCTGATAAGCGGCAGTTAAGGGAGTGAGTTATCCATGCGGGAACGGCACTGATGCGCCGGGGTTCGGCGCTAAGGCATcgcgcgcgcggcggcggcgggagctccACCCCGAGGTGCGCTGCTGCGGGAGCACCGATCttaggcgcgcggcggcggcggggcctgagGTGCGCAGCGGCTCCTGATGCGTGACGGCGCGAGCACGACCTGATGTGCTCAACGACAGCAGCACCACCCTGAGGCACACAGCGGCAGGAGCACCACCCACCACCCTGAGGTGCGCTGGCGATGCCTAAATGCACGATTTTcaggcaagttgacaagatcaattCGTTTGCTCAGTAGGATTAGTCTACTGCGGAATATCAAATCGGTTCATGTAATTAGATCCAACCGGCCTCTGATACCAAATGTTAGAAATAATTACTGAGATTATTCAACTGCTAATCGGATCGTACCTAATATGCATTTACACAATTTGATCTGATGCGGAAATTAGGAGCAGTAGATTGATTATACCTCTGTTTGGTGATGCCATCTCGGGTCTAGAGAGGACAAAGAACTCAACAACGTCTCCGGCACCTCGCCGGAGTAATGGAAAGTCTTCACGTCAATGAACCGTGCTCTCCTGATTGGAAAAGGAGTGATTTTCGGAGTAGACGATGGCTAATGCGATGGACTGATGCGTATGTGCAAGTCTGCTCCTTATATAATGCGTTGGCTTTGACCGTGGGACCTTAACCATATTAGCGTTAATTCAGCCCCCCCCAATCACGGGCCCGATTTGTTAATTGCCATTTAATTGGTATTAATCCTGAAATTGATTAATGGGCCCATATTAACTTGTGGTAATTAACATTTTGACCATTTGATCACATTATAATTGTAACAGCATGATGCTTCATAGATGAATTCATCTTAAAGTTGGATATAAAATTCCCTTTGAACATGGCTGAACGACACTGAACTTGTACACATAATTAATTTGTCTTGTTCAAATACAGCTCAAAGCTAAGAGAACAATTCATTGGTCTATATCTATCTCTACTGCTTAAAAAGAATGTAAAGTTTCATCTTTCACTTTTTTTCTTACCATCCATTCGTCCAAgttcactttaatttacttactgaATTTCCATCTACGATAATCaatcactttaatttacttactttCTGAACCAAGTTCACTTTTATTCAATTTTACTTTAATTTACTTAGTGAATTTCTCATCAAACTGTAAGGTAGATCACGGACAGGATTTGGCAAAAGAAATATTTACACAATCACATTAATATGGACTGATAAATCAAAAGCTAACATAATAGAATATTTTTATCCTGTTGCAATGCCAGTATATTTATGTTCCGTTGCAATGTACGAATATAGTGACCAAAAACACTGAAAGCAATTACAACAAGGGAAGCAACCCATCTATTCTGGAGATTACAAGGAAAGGAGAGCCTGAATCACGGTGAGTGGCTTCTGTTTTGGAGATTGCGTGCTTCCTTGTCGAGCAGATTCATTATCTTCTTCTTCCAGGCGGTTACATTAGCTTCTTTCGGAAGTGGCGTACTAGCGTTCTCACTAACCAAAAATAAAATGGAGTGCATGTTGCATATCTGAGTATGTCAAGTGAACAATGGATTAGTCAGAACCACCATATTATTTCATAATATCATGTTGATCATATTCGTTGCTTTCGCTCTTGGTTCTTTGCTCAAGGGTAGAAATTTTAGGAACATACAATTAATCGATATTCAGTTGGTATAAGACAGTTCCATGCCTTACGACGATTATTAGTGCATCCTAACAGAATGCATGATGCTTCATAGTTGAGTTCATCTTAAAGTTGGAAGCAAAATTCCCCTTTAAAAATGGCTGAAGGACACGGATATTGTACACATAATTAATTTGTTTAGTTCAAATACAGTAATAAGAAGCCAAGTCATTATCTATATCTGTGACAGCAAGAAAAACACCGAAAGCAATTGCGAAGAAGGAAGCAACCCGTCTATAATAGTATATCAATAAATGGCAACCAATTCCACAAAAGATAATAGTTTGGAGGCCCAAACAGATCGCCACGAACTATATAATGCATGGTACCAATTCTAAGAGCAACTCTTGCATCCGGTCAAAAAAAGAGAAATTCTCGCAGAGTTGCCATATTATTTGTAGTCACAACAATGCATATGTGATCCATATGCATTTGGAGACTAGCCGGACGACGCGTAAACTCAGAGTCGCCATCAATTATTATTTTTCTCGTTCAAACACTTCGATTGCCTTCAAATTTAAACATTTAACACATCAAGAAAACATGCACATAAGTTTTAGAAAGTTGCATAAATGAAAGCATTAACCAGCAATATGTACAAATCACATGTTGTCAGCATGTGCACCATCAACTTCTCCGACATGTGCGTTGTCCCCTCGTCTAAGGTCCCTACACCGTATGATCGGCATTCACATTTTCTTCCAAAATTCTCACGCCTATGGATCCGTAGAGTTCGCATCCAACATGATGAAACGATTCCCCTGAGTCGTTTAATTGTCGCCCAACGCACTTGAATTTCGAGCCGTGCCTCCATCTCTTCCTGACGTTGCCTGCTCTCTTGCATAGCATCTCATCTCACTCTCTTATCTTGGATCTTCTTTAGTTCTTCTCCTCCATCTCCATCTTTTATTGCTCCCTCTCTCTATATACTCATTCCTTATCCTCAGCAACACATCAATGTTTTTCTTTCATCGCCTCCACCTCTCCATCTGTCTTTAACTCCTCATTTCCTCTCTCACTCTTGTCGGGCTGACCTGCTAGACGTCGGAGTGGGACTTCTAGGCACCCTTTCCtctccatcaccatcatcatcttcatcctcgtccaTCTCCGAAGAGGAATGGTTGCACTTCTAATTTTTCTGGACAGCTGccatcattcttcttcttgaagcatgcACGTCCTCTCAATGGTCGAGTGTCCCGCTATAGTTGACTCTGGTTCAAAGAAGACATTCGCCTCTATTAGGGAGGCCCGCTAGAAGGAATGAAGATGTATGCCCCGATGGCTTCaacatggcaatgggtacccattgcccGCGAACCCGACGGCTAAAAACCCTATTAGGATAAGGACTTTGGAAAAATAATTACCCATCGGTTTATAAATGAGAAATAAATATACCCATCGTGAAGTCGGGCACAGGTAAGGGAAGGAAATACCATACCCACGTACCCGCATACCCATATCCTTATTCATTCTAACAAGTAGGCCCCTTATGTCATTCACTAAAAAAATGAAAACCCTAGCGCCGATTTACTAGGATTCGGCGCTTTGAGATGTCAAGGCTCATGAAGTGGAGAGAAGATGAAAGCTAATCAAGTTGCTTTGGACCACTTGGTGTTATTTTGGAGATGTTGAAGTGGCTTTTAGATGTTGACCTATTTTTGGTCTCAAACTTATATGTTTGAGTGGCTTTTAGATGTTGAACCAATTAGTCATTTGAGTGTTGAACCTATTTGTGGTCTTGAACTTATATGTTTGTTGAACTTATTTGTGTCTCGAACTTTAAGTGGCTAAAATGACTGTGTGAGTGCGCGCgctgacatgctgaaatttatgttCAAATGATGAAATGCGACATGTTTATGTGCTCAAATGATGAAACATATGTGTTGAAATGCTGAAATGTTGTTTATATGTGCTGAAATGCTAAAATATATATGTTTAAATGCTGAAATATATGTGCTGAAATGTGGTATATATGTGCTGAAATACTAAATATACATGCTGAAACATTGAAATGTTGTGT
It encodes:
- the LOC119297062 gene encoding osmotin-like protein encodes the protein MAGMGERLVIGALLAAAFLAAPAAGTTLTLHNLCPYPVWPLVTPNTGFPSICGNDIRLEGNGHGLVSFPFPATFWSGQLVARTGCAPPPRCETGSKRPAGVVQLTVHSAEGAPRPDLAVHSVSLVGGFNVPVVVSPQVIGGDGPCPALGCAADLNAGCPPAQRVVGAGGRVVACNGPPGYFKQRCPLTRTTPVDREPVEQHCYAPGELKVVFCQPAMVDVDADAAAQPDVVVAEN
- the LOC119299814 gene encoding uncharacterized protein LOC119299814, with amino-acid sequence MASPNRALNPSVISGLLNSIEHLNGTNFPTWKEQILINLGVMDLDYALREKAPVPLSSHDENLAERTKVYEANKEKWERSNRLSIMIMKSTITLGIRGAIPDSECAKTYLASMEEQFKGSTKVYASTLIMKMLTTKYDGKSGVREHIMTMNDMAAKLKGMDMEISEGFLVHFIMTPLPMEYGPFKINYNTQKEKWTMSELTSMCVQEEERLKVERIDYAHLTSINLGKRKSQGDGKPKKKMNFSNIDASKLGNSGTKDIATEPKGPKCRFCKEDGHVMKECDGFKAWLAKKGIPFREDTEKDGSKP
- the LOC119299813 gene encoding ubiquitin-related modifier 1 homolog, with the translated sequence MHLTLEFGGGLELLLEKSTKVHKVDVQPRDGEDKATMKGLLSWVKSNLIKERPEMFIKDDSVRPGVLVLINDCDWELCGGLDAELEDKDVVVFISTLHGG